Within Methyloversatilis discipulorum, the genomic segment TTCGCCTTGCCGTGGCCGACCACCGCCTGCTTCACCTGCAGCGCGGTGTATTCGGCCACCGGCAGGCCGGTGGCGGTCAGCGCCGACAGCGCTGCGCCGCGCGCCTGGCCGAGCAGCAGCGTCGATTGCGGATTGACGTTTACGAAGACGATTTCCACCGCCGCGTGCGTTGGCTGCCAGGTGTCGACCACCTCGCGGATGCCGGCGAACAGCGTGGCGATGCGCGACGGCAAGGGCTCGCGTTCGTTCGAGGTGATGCGGCCGCTGGCGACGTAACGCAGCTTCGCCCCCTCGGCTTCGAGCACGCCGAAGCCGGTGATGCGCAGGCCGGGATCGATGCCCAGGATGCGCATGCCGCTCACTGCACGATGCCGCTGCCGACGTTGATGCGCTCGAGTTGCTCGCGGATGCGGATCGGGTCGTCAGAACGCAGCAGTTTGATCACGCGCGGCGCGATGTCGCCGCAATCGCAGCGCAGTACTTCGCGCTTCACTTCGAGCAACTGCGACGGATGCATCGAGAACTGGCGCAGGCCCATGCCCAGCAGCAGGCGTGCGAACTGCGGTTCGCCCGCCATTTCGCCGCACACCGCGACCGGCATGCCGGCCCGCTTCGCCTGCGCGATCACCTGCTGCACCAGTCGCAGCACGGCCGGATGCAGTGGATCGTAAAGATGCGCCACCGCCTCGTCGGCGCGGTCGATCGCCAGCGTGTACTGGATCAGATCGTTGGTGCCGATGGACAGGAAGCTGAAGTGGTTCATCAGCGTGCCGAGCGCCATCGCCGCCGCCGGGATTTCGACCATGGCACCGACTTCGACGCGGTCGTCGAACTTGCGGTTCGCCTCGCGCAACTGCTGCTTGGCCAGCGCGATTATCGCCAACGCCGATTCGATCTCGTGCTGGAAGGCCACCATGGGCAGCATGATGCGCACCTTGCCGTAGTGCGCGGCGCGCAGGATGGCGCGCAGCTGGGTGACGAACATGCGCGGCTCGGCCAGGCAGTAGCGGATCGCGCGCAGGCCGAGCGCCGGGTTGGCTTCGCTCCGCTCGGCGCCGCGCAGCGCCTTGTCGGCGCCGATGTCCAGCGTGCGCATGGTGACCGGCTTGCCCTTCATCGCCTGCACCACGCTACGGTAGGCCTCGAACTGTTCGTCCTCGTCCGGCAGGTCGTCGCGGTTCAGGAACATGAACTCGGTGCGGAACAGGCCGATGCCGTCGGCCTCTACTTCGCGCACCTGCTCGACGTCCTGCGGCAGTTCGATGTTGGCGAACAGCTGCACCGCCTCGCCATCGAGCGTAGTGGCGACGGCGCCGGTCAGGCGCTTCAGCTTCGAGCGCTCGATCTCGATCTCGCGCGCGCGCAGCCGGTACTCGTCGAGGATGCGCTCGTCCGGATTGATGATGAGCACGCCACGCACGCCGTCGACGATGAGCATGTCGTCGTCCTGGATCAGCCGGCGCGCCTGGTGCATGCCGACCAGCGCCGGAATCGCCAGGCTGCGGGCGACGATGGCGGTGTGCGAGGTGGCGCCGCCGAGGTCAGTGACGAAGGCGGCGATGCGCTGTGCCTTGAATTGTATGGTGTCGGCCGGCGACAGGTCGTGCGCAACGACGATGCTGTCAGTGTCGCGCCGGCGGGTGCTCACCCGGTTGCGCTTGCCGGCCAGCGCCTTGATCACGCGCTCGACCACCTGCACCACGTCGGCGCTGCGGCTGCGCAGGTAGGCGTCGTCGATCTGCTCGAACTGTTCGACCAGGCGGTCCATCTGTCGCTTGATCGCCCACTCGGCGTTGCAGCGCCGGCTGCGGATGTACTCGCCGGCCTCGTCGAGCAGCAGCGGATCGTCGAGGATCATGCTGTGCAGGTCGACGAAAGCGAGCAGTTCGCCGCGCGCCTCGGTACCGTCGTTCATCAGACCGCTGCGCAGCTCGGCCAGTTCGGCGCGCACCGCGTCGAAGGCGCGGCCCAGCCGGACCACCTCGTCATCGACCTTGCGCGGCGGCAGCGAGTAGTGGGCCACCTCGAGCGTCGCGTGCGACACCAGATAGGCGTGGCCGATCGCGATGCCGCCGGAAACGGCGAGACCGTGCAGCGTGAAGGTCACTTACTCGCCCTCGCCGAACTTGTCCTCGATCAGCGCGACCAGTGCAGCCATGGCAGCGTCGGCGTCGGCGCCTTCGGTCTCGATGACGATGACCGAGCCCTTGGCAGCCGCCAGCATCATGACGCCCATGATGCTTTTCGCATTGATGCGGCGACCGTTGCGCTCCAGCCACACCTCGCAGCCGTGGCGGCTGGCGATCTGCGTCAGCTTGGCCGAGGCGCGCGCGTGCAGGCCCAGCTTGTTGGTGATCTCGATCTCACGTCTTGGCATCGCGCCCCACCTTCATCGCCATCACTCCGTCGCGGCCACCGCTGACCGCCTTGTTGACCAGCCCGTGCAACGTCTCGCGCTCGCGATAGGTCAGCGTGCGCAGCAGCATGGGCAGATTGACGCCGGACACCGCCTCGACCTTGTCCGGCACGCACAGCTTGAGCGCCAGATTGGATGGCGTGGCGCCGAAGATGTCGGTCAGCAGCAGCACGCCTTCACCGCTGTCGACCACCGACATCATCCGCCGCGCCAGCGGCAGCAGGTCCAGCGGATCGTCCTGCCCTGACACGCCGAGCTGCGCGATCTGCGCCGGCCGCGTATTGAGCACGTGGCAGGCGCACTGGATCAGCGACTCGCCGTAGCTGCTGTGCGTAATCAGAAACAGGCCGATCATCGTTTGAATTCTCCCTTGGCTGCATTCTAAGCGCTGCAACCGGTGGGGACCGGTTGCCGGACAGCGCGAATCAGAAGCGGGCGCAGCGCTCGCAGGGCACCTGCACCACGGCATGGTCCTCAAGCCGCACCGCGGTAAGCTCGCCCCCCCACAGGCAACCCGAGTCCAGCGCGACCAGATTGGGCGCCCGGCGGTAACCCAGCGCGGACCAGTGGCCGCAGACGACGGTGTGCGTGCGCCAGCGCGCGGCCTTGATGTCGAACCATGGCCGGTGTCCGGGCGGCGGCTCGTCCGGCGAACCCTTGCTGAAGAACTCCATGTGACCGGCCGGCGTGCAGAAGCGCATCCGCGTGAGCGCATTGACGATGACGCGCAGGCGGTCCCAGCCGGTCAGCGTGTCGCTCCAGGCGGCCGGCTCGCTGCCCCACATGCGGTGCATGAACTCGTCGTGCTGCGGCCCGCGCAGCGCGTCCTCGACCTCGCGCGCCAGCAGCATCGCCTGCACCACGTCCCACTGCGGCAGCAGGCCCGCATGCACCATCGCGAATCCGCCCTCGACATGCATCATCGGCCGCTCGCGCAGCCAGGCCAGCAACTCGTCGCGGTCCGGCGCGTCGAGTACGTGGTGGAAGGTGTCCAGCCGGTGCTGCTTGCCGTGACCGGCAGCGATCATCAGCAGCGACAGGTCGTGATTGCCCAGCACGGTCACCGCGGCGTCGCCGAGGTCGCGCACGAAACGCAGGGTTTCCAGCGACTTCGGACCACGATTGACCAGATCGCCGACAAACCACAGCCGATCACGACCGCGATCGAAGCCGCAGCGCTCGAGCAGCGTTTCGAGCGGGTCGAAACAGCCCTGCAGATCGCCAATCGCCCAGGTGCTCATGCGCCGGTACCGCTGCGAACTTCGGCGGACGGAGCCGGCGACGGTGCCGGGCCGTCACCTTGCGGAATGTATTCCGGTACCCACTGCGCCAGTTCGGCTCGGACGGCGGCCGGCTCGGCCGGCAAGGGGCCGGTCAGCCAGCGCTCGAGCCGGCCCAGCCACAGCGCGTCATCGATCGCCCGCGCACGCGCGATACGCACCTTCGGGTGATGGGTCGGCCGCGTCGTCTCGTCGCTGGCCAACAGCTCCTCGTACAACTTTTCGCCCGGGCGCAGCCCTGTGAACTCGATCTTCACCTCGGATTCCGACGCGCCGGACAGACGGATCATGTCGCGCGCCAGGTCGGCAATGCGCACCGGCTCGCCCATGTCGAGCACGAAAATCTCCCCGCCCTCGCCCATCAGCGCCGCCTGCAGCACCAGCTGTGCCGCCTCGGGGATGGACATGAAGTAACGGATGATGTCCGGGTGAGTGACCGTGACCGGACCGCCACGGGCGATCTGTTCCTGGAAGCGCGGAATCACGCTGCCGGAGGAACCGAGCACATTTCCGAAACGCACGCAGACGAAGTGGGTTTCACCCGCACCTTGCATGGCTTGGCAGACCATCTCCGCAAGTCGTTTGCTCGCGCCCATCACGTTGGTCGGATTCACAGCTTTATCGGTGGACACCATGACGAAGCGCTCGACCCCTGCGGCAACCGCCGCACGCGCGATCACCAATGTGCCCATCGTGTTGTTGCGTAACGCCTCCGCAGCATTTTCGCTCTCCATCAGCGGAACGTGCTTGTAGGCGGCCGCATGGAACACCACCTGCGGAGCTGACCTCTTCAGTACAGTGCGAATCCTTTCGTCATCCTTCACATCACCGATGAGGCACACGAGCGCAAGCTGCGGATGCAGCGCCCGCAACTTCTCCTCGATCCGGTAAAGCGCGAATTCAGAGGCCTCGAACAGCACCAGCGAAGCAGGTCGAAGGCGTGCAATCTGTACGCACAACTCGCTGCCAATGGAGCCACCGGCGCCACTAACGAACACCGTGCGCCTGGCAATCAGGTGCTGCAAACCCTCGTTATCCAGCTGTATGGCCTCGCGACCCAGCAAGTCCTCGATCTCAACCTTGCGTAGCGCCTCGATCGACACCTTGCCGGACATCACGTCCTCAATCCCAGGCACGGTAAACACCTCAGCGCCGGCAGACGCTGCAAGGTCGGTAGCTGCCCGAATGCTGGTACGGGCAGCTGACGGCATGGCAAGAATCACATGCCTCGCCTTCTCGGCTTGAAGCACATCAGGGAGGCCGGACACTGGACCATGCACAGTATGTCCTGCGAGTTCGCGCCCCCACTTCAGTGGGTCATCATCGACCAGGCCAACCACGCGCCAATCAGGACTGCGCTCGAGCTCCTTGACCAGGATCGCCCCCCCGCGTCCCGCACCCACGATGACCACGGGCTTGCCTTGCGCGATTAGCCCGCCATACAGCCGATGCTCCTTCCACATCCGGTATGCCACACGCCCACCGCCCATCACGATGAGCAGCAGCAGCGGGTAGAGCACCAAGAGCGAGCGCGGAATCAGCAGCGGTCCCGGCCTGTAGAGCAGCATCATCAACCCAAGCATCAACGTCGACACACCTACCGCCTTCAGGACGCGGCGCAGATCCGGCAGGCTGGCGAATACCCACATGCCCAGATAGAGGCCGGCCCATCGGCAGATGATGGCGTGCAGCGGCAGCAGGATGATGCCGCCACTGACGATGAGATCGGTGTACTGGTGCGGCCAAACGAAGTTGAAGCGCAGCAGGTAGCCGCCGACCCAGGCGATCACCATCGCCAGCAGGTCGAATGCATACACCATCAGCGAACGGATATTGCGATTCATCGAGTTTCCTGAGCGACGTTCCAAGCGCGCCAGCGGCGGTCTATCCAGCAGCCGGCAGCCAGCAGCGCCGCCGACGGCAGCGCCAGCAGAGCGGGCGTCCACGCGCTGTCCAGCGCACGGGCCAGCAGGGCGCAGGAGGCACATGCCGCCATCAGCGCGTAGGCGAACCACGCCGTGCGCGCATGCCCAAATCCGGAGCGTACCAGCCGTTGGTAGAAATGTTCGCGATGGGCCTCCCAGAAGCGTTCGCCCCGCAGCATTCGACGCGCCAGCGTCACGCTGGCGTCCACGATGAAGGGCGCGAAAACCACCGGCACGAACCAGGCCGGCCACACGCCGCGCAGCACGCCTTCCAGCCCGAGCGCGGCGGCCAGGAAGCCGAGCGGGATGGAGCCGGCGTCGCCCATGAACACCCGCGCCGGATGCAGGTTGAACACCAGAAAGCCCGCGGCACCGCCGGCCAGCGCCGCGGCTGGCACGGCAAGTTCGGCCTCTCCCGCGACAGCGGCCGCCAGCGCGCAGGCACCGAAGCCGGACAGCGCCATGCCGCCGGCAAGCCCGTCAGAACCGTCCATGAAGTTGTACAGATTGGTCATCCACACCGTGAGCACCGCCACCGTCAGCGCCAACGGCCAGGACAGACCGGCCAGCACCACCAGCGCCGCCGCGGCCATGAAATGGATTCCGAAGCGCAGGCCGGTGGGCAGGCCGTGGCGGTCGTCGGCAAAAGACACCAGCACAAGCACGGCAGCGGGCAGCACCCACGGCGGCGCCACACAGCTGACCGCCAGCGCGAGCACGCTTCCGGCCACGATGCCCCAGCCGCCCACCCGCGGCGTCGCGCGCGTGTGCAGCGAGCGGTGATTGGGTTCGTCGGTGGCCAGACGCCAGGCCCAGCCGGTGCGCAGCAGCAGCCAGAGCAGGCCTGCCGCCCCGGCCGCCGACACGAGAGCAGCCAGCCATGAAGACAGCGCGACAGTCATGAAGCGCACTCCGCGACGGCGCGGCGCAGCGCATCGCATGCGCTCACTGGCGGCTCCCAACCGAGCAGCCGTCGCGCCTTGCTGATATCGACCTCTAGACTGCCGCACAGGCGCTCGGCGTCGGCAGAACGGCCGATCAGGGCCGCTGCGACCCGCAACAGTGCGACCGGCACTGGCAGCAGCCGGGCGTGCCGACCGCGAGCGTGCGCGACCGTGTGCAGCAGTTCAGGCGTGGACAGGCTTTCGCCATCGCCGGCCAGAAAGAGTTGGCCGGCGGCCGCATCGCTGCGCAGGCAGGTCACGATGAGATCGACCAGATTGTCGATGGCCACCAACGTGCGCCGGTTATGCACCGCACCCAGCGGCAGCGGCACGCCACGCGCCGTCCAGCGCACCAAACGCGCGAAGTTGCCGGGCGCGTGCGGGCCATAGACCAGCGGCGGTCGGATCACGACCCACTCCATGCCGGTGCCCCCGCAGACCTCGCGCAGCGTCCGCTCAGCCTCGAGCTTCGAGTTTGCATACGGCCCCTCCGGCGCCGGCCTGTCGTCCTCAGTGAACGGACGATCGGCGCGCCGTCCATTCACGCCGATCGAGCTGACGAACAGGAAACGGCGCACGCCGGCTGCTGCGGCCTGTTCGGCGAGGCGCCGGGTGCCGTCGACATTGATCCGGTGGAAATCCGCCTGGGCAGCGTCGCTGCCTGCTGACTCGACGTGGACATGTGCAGCCGCATGCACGACGGCCGCAGCGTCGGCGAGTACCGGCATCCAATCGGCCTCCGGCCCCAGCGTCGGACCGCACACCGTGTCCGGCCCGCCCTTGCCCGGGGTGCGCACGACCGCGCGCACCGCAATGCCGTCCGCGCGCAGGCGACCGACCACGGCGCCACCGACGAAACCGCTGGCTCCGGTCACCACAACCGGGCCGCCCGAAAGGCCCGCCATCAGTCCGGACGCGCCACGAATTGGCGACCGCGCGACAGCACCTTGGAAAGCGCGAAGCGCGGCAGCGAGAAGGGCAGACCGTGCGACTTCAGCGCGTCGGCGATCTCCCGGTTCTGTTGCCAGATGTTGCGCAGGCTGCGGTTGGTGGTGCCGCCCATACGCATCTTGACCAGCAGCTTGGGCAGGTAGCGAGCACGCAGGCGGACCACTTCGAGGAAGCGCGACATGATTTCCACGTCAGCTGCGATGCGGTAGCGCAGGTCGAACAGACCATGCCGCAGATAGACCTCGCGACGCGCAAAGAAAGTCGGGTGCGGCGGACACCAGCCGCGCAGAAAGAGCCCGGGCTGGAAATCGCTCGACTGCCAGTAGCGCACGATGCGTGACGTGTCGTCCTGACGGACATAGCACAGATCGCCGTAGCACACCTCTACACCGGGGTCCTCGAACACCTTTGCTACCGCCGACAGTACGTCGTGCGACGGATAGAAATCGTCTGCGTTGATGAAGCCGACGACGTCGCCGGTCGCCCGCCGTATGCCCTTGTTCATCGCGTCGTAGATACCCTTGTCCGGCTCCGACACGAACACCTTTACATGCTGCCCCGCCTGCTCAACCAGGGCCTGGGTGCCGTCGGTCGAGCCGCCATCGACCACGATGTGCTCGACATCCGGGTGGTCCTGAGCGGCCACCGACGCGAGGGTATCGCCCAACGTGGCGACCGAGTTGTAGCAGACGGTGATGATGGAAATCTTCATACGGGCATCCGGAATGCGAAACCAGCGGGGGGCGGCATCATGCCTGCCCGGTCCTGGGCGATGTCTTGAGCAAAATCAGCCGTGCGCCGAGCGCCGCCGCGAAACGGGCGCGGTGCGCGATCTGCGCGATCAGCCCGTAATGGCTGCGCCCACCGGTCGGCGAAGCACTGGCGGCGTGGCGACGATATAGCAGCGTTGGCGTGCCGACGAAACGGACCCGCCCGGTCGCGCTGGCGACAAGGCCGAGCCAGGTGTCGTGCATCGGCAGCCCTGGTGGAAATGGCAGGGCACGGGCCAGCAGCGATCGACGGAACGCCATGCAGCAGCCGAGAAAGCTGTTGCGCCATAGGTTTCGCAACAAGCCAGGCCCGGATCGTCGCTGGGCGAAGAAGGAGGGGTCGGTTACTGCCAGCATGCCATCTGTAACCAGGCAGTCGGATACGACCAAGTCCGCCGACGCCAGCGCCTCGATCAGCAGTGTGCGCTTGTTCGGCAGCCAGACATCGTCCTGGTCGCACAGAAACACGTACTCGCCCCGAGCGGCGCACAACGCGCGTTCGAAGTTGGCCACCACGCCGAGCCTCTGCTTGCCCGGCAGCAGGCGGATGCGTGGATCGTCGCGCTGTTCGATCAAGGCCAGAGTGCCGTCGGTCGAGCAGTCATCGGCGATCACCAGTTCGTCACCGACATCGAGCTGCGCCAGCACCGAATCCAGCTGTGCCTGCAGATAGGGTTCGCCATTGCAGGTGGCCATGCAGACCGAAATCATGTCCTCGAAACGGCTGCGTAGGCGCGGCGGCAGAGGCGATAAAGGCCCATCGGCAGCATGCGCTTGAGCACGCGGTTAACCCGCATCAGCGGCGTCACCCGCGGCGCATGTCCCGCCAGCGACATCAGATCGAGCGCCTTGCCGGACGCTGATATGCGTACCGCACGCAGCACGCACTGATAGACCGTGGCATGCGGGTTGCGCAGCACCGCCGCCTTGAGGTCGTCCGGCGCCCTGCGCCAGCGATCCGCGTACTCGGTGTCCTCCGGCGCACGGCTGACAAAACCGGCATCCACCACCTTGAAACCGGCGACCTCGACCAGAGTCTGCATATTCTTCAGTCCGAAGAAGCGGATGTGGGTGCTGTCCAGCAGGCCAGCATCGCGATACTCGAAATCCTCGTCCATCAGGCAGGCGTGGATGACCGCGTGACCGATGTGGGGCAGGGAAATCACCACGCAACCTTCAGGCGCCAGCAGCGCCTCGCAGGCGCGCAGCAGATCCTGCGGTCGATTCAGGTGTTCCAGCACATCAGCCGCGACCAGCGCGTCGAAACTCTCGCCTCTGATCTCGCCAACCCAATTCGTTTCGTTCAGGTTCACCCGCATTACCCGCTCGCAGTGAGGCGCGAGGTGGGGCAGGAAGGAGCTTTCCAATTCCACCGCGGTGACACGGCTCGCACGCTCGGCTTTTAGGCGGCGGGTAATCGAGCCCGGCCCGGCGCCCAGTTCGAGCACGCGCGCATTCGGGGGCACCATCGCCAGTACGATGTCTGCCGCGTTCTCGCCCTGTCCGTAGAGCTTCTCGTAGTGATAGTTGATCGGCTCAGCGCTTGCCATTCGATTCCCCGGTTCTGATGCCCACGCGAATCAGGGTGCGGGACAGCAACCGATCCAGTGCATTGACGTAACGCAGTATTTTACTTTTGATGAAGAAGCGGCGCAGTGCGCGGTCGAACTCCGGTATCGGCCGGTGCGGCACATCACTCACCTTGAGCGGCGCGAGCGACGGCTGCACGCGGTAAGGATCGAAACGCCAGGACGAACAGTGCACCCCGGTGCCATCCAGCCCGATGTTGTGGATGGTCGAACGCACCGGCGCCAGCGACAGCTTGCCTGCAAGGAAAAGTGAGGCATGCCAGCGGATGAACCACGAATTGTTCCGGCCCGCGATCTGGTCATTCAGCATGCGCATGAAATTGCCCGGCCCCACCCGGTCGAAACCGGTGGTCAGGCCACGCGCCTCCAGTTTCTGCACTAGCTTGCGGCCGTCCGGCTCGAAAAGTTGCCAAGCACGCGACCAGGTCGCCCAGCCCCAACTCATCGGAAACGGCAGCAGCAGGGTATCCGGCATGCCCG encodes:
- a CDS encoding MraY family glycosyltransferase; its protein translation is MTVALSSWLAALVSAAGAAGLLWLLLRTGWAWRLATDEPNHRSLHTRATPRVGGWGIVAGSVLALAVSCVAPPWVLPAAVLVLVSFADDRHGLPTGLRFGIHFMAAAALVVLAGLSWPLALTVAVLTVWMTNLYNFMDGSDGLAGGMALSGFGACALAAAVAGEAELAVPAAALAGGAAGFLVFNLHPARVFMGDAGSIPLGFLAAALGLEGVLRGVWPAWFVPVVFAPFIVDASVTLARRMLRGERFWEAHREHFYQRLVRSGFGHARTAWFAYALMAACASCALLARALDSAWTPALLALPSAALLAAGCWIDRRWRAWNVAQETR
- a CDS encoding symmetrical bis(5'-nucleosyl)-tetraphosphatase, with the protein product MSTWAIGDLQGCFDPLETLLERCGFDRGRDRLWFVGDLVNRGPKSLETLRFVRDLGDAAVTVLGNHDLSLLMIAAGHGKQHRLDTFHHVLDAPDRDELLAWLRERPMMHVEGGFAMVHAGLLPQWDVVQAMLLAREVEDALRGPQHDEFMHRMWGSEPAAWSDTLTGWDRLRVIVNALTRMRFCTPAGHMEFFSKGSPDEPPPGHRPWFDIKAARWRTHTVVCGHWSALGYRRAPNLVALDSGCLWGGELTAVRLEDHAVVQVPCERCARF
- a CDS encoding polysaccharide biosynthesis protein yields the protein MNRNIRSLMVYAFDLLAMVIAWVGGYLLRFNFVWPHQYTDLIVSGGIILLPLHAIICRWAGLYLGMWVFASLPDLRRVLKAVGVSTLMLGLMMLLYRPGPLLIPRSLLVLYPLLLLIVMGGGRVAYRMWKEHRLYGGLIAQGKPVVIVGAGRGGAILVKELERSPDWRVVGLVDDDPLKWGRELAGHTVHGPVSGLPDVLQAEKARHVILAMPSAARTSIRAATDLAASAGAEVFTVPGIEDVMSGKVSIEALRKVEIEDLLGREAIQLDNEGLQHLIARRTVFVSGAGGSIGSELCVQIARLRPASLVLFEASEFALYRIEEKLRALHPQLALVCLIGDVKDDERIRTVLKRSAPQVVFHAAAYKHVPLMESENAAEALRNNTMGTLVIARAAVAAGVERFVMVSTDKAVNPTNVMGASKRLAEMVCQAMQGAGETHFVCVRFGNVLGSSGSVIPRFQEQIARGGPVTVTHPDIIRYFMSIPEAAQLVLQAALMGEGGEIFVLDMGEPVRIADLARDMIRLSGASESEVKIEFTGLRPGEKLYEELLASDETTRPTHHPKVRIARARAIDDALWLGRLERWLTGPLPAEPAAVRAELAQWVPEYIPQGDGPAPSPAPSAEVRSGTGA
- the ruvC gene encoding crossover junction endodeoxyribonuclease RuvC, producing the protein MRILGIDPGLRITGFGVLEAEGAKLRYVASGRITSNEREPLPSRIATLFAGIREVVDTWQPTHAAVEIVFVNVNPQSTLLLGQARGAALSALTATGLPVAEYTALQVKQAVVGHGKANKEQVQYMVARLLALAAAPGTDAADALACAICHAHAARGMGAIGGPGARRRGGRIIARRPA
- a CDS encoding glycosyltransferase family 2 protein; amino-acid sequence: MATCNGEPYLQAQLDSVLAQLDVGDELVIADDCSTDGTLALIEQRDDPRIRLLPGKQRLGVVANFERALCAARGEYVFLCDQDDVWLPNKRTLLIEALASADLVVSDCLVTDGMLAVTDPSFFAQRRSGPGLLRNLWRNSFLGCCMAFRRSLLARALPFPPGLPMHDTWLGLVASATGRVRFVGTPTLLYRRHAASASPTGGRSHYGLIAQIAHRARFAAALGARLILLKTSPRTGQA
- a CDS encoding PTS sugar transporter subunit IIA, giving the protein MIGLFLITHSSYGESLIQCACHVLNTRPAQIAQLGVSGQDDPLDLLPLARRMMSVVDSGEGVLLLTDIFGATPSNLALKLCVPDKVEAVSGVNLPMLLRTLTYRERETLHGLVNKAVSGGRDGVMAMKVGRDAKT
- a CDS encoding NAD-dependent epimerase/dehydratase family protein gives rise to the protein MAGLSGGPVVVTGASGFVGGAVVGRLRADGIAVRAVVRTPGKGGPDTVCGPTLGPEADWMPVLADAAAVVHAAAHVHVESAGSDAAQADFHRINVDGTRRLAEQAAAAGVRRFLFVSSIGVNGRRADRPFTEDDRPAPEGPYANSKLEAERTLREVCGGTGMEWVVIRPPLVYGPHAPGNFARLVRWTARGVPLPLGAVHNRRTLVAIDNLVDLIVTCLRSDAAAGQLFLAGDGESLSTPELLHTVAHARGRHARLLPVPVALLRVAAALIGRSADAERLCGSLEVDISKARRLLGWEPPVSACDALRRAVAECAS
- a CDS encoding glycosyltransferase family 2 protein, with the protein product MKISIITVCYNSVATLGDTLASVAAQDHPDVEHIVVDGGSTDGTQALVEQAGQHVKVFVSEPDKGIYDAMNKGIRRATGDVVGFINADDFYPSHDVLSAVAKVFEDPGVEVCYGDLCYVRQDDTSRIVRYWQSSDFQPGLFLRGWCPPHPTFFARREVYLRHGLFDLRYRIAADVEIMSRFLEVVRLRARYLPKLLVKMRMGGTTNRSLRNIWQQNREIADALKSHGLPFSLPRFALSKVLSRGRQFVARPD
- the ptsP gene encoding phosphoenolpyruvate--protein phosphotransferase; protein product: MTFTLHGLAVSGGIAIGHAYLVSHATLEVAHYSLPPRKVDDEVVRLGRAFDAVRAELAELRSGLMNDGTEARGELLAFVDLHSMILDDPLLLDEAGEYIRSRRCNAEWAIKRQMDRLVEQFEQIDDAYLRSRSADVVQVVERVIKALAGKRNRVSTRRRDTDSIVVAHDLSPADTIQFKAQRIAAFVTDLGGATSHTAIVARSLAIPALVGMHQARRLIQDDDMLIVDGVRGVLIINPDERILDEYRLRAREIEIERSKLKRLTGAVATTLDGEAVQLFANIELPQDVEQVREVEADGIGLFRTEFMFLNRDDLPDEDEQFEAYRSVVQAMKGKPVTMRTLDIGADKALRGAERSEANPALGLRAIRYCLAEPRMFVTQLRAILRAAHYGKVRIMLPMVAFQHEIESALAIIALAKQQLREANRKFDDRVEVGAMVEIPAAAMALGTLMNHFSFLSIGTNDLIQYTLAIDRADEAVAHLYDPLHPAVLRLVQQVIAQAKRAGMPVAVCGEMAGEPQFARLLLGMGLRQFSMHPSQLLEVKREVLRCDCGDIAPRVIKLLRSDDPIRIREQLERINVGSGIVQ
- a CDS encoding class I SAM-dependent methyltransferase, with protein sequence MASAEPINYHYEKLYGQGENAADIVLAMVPPNARVLELGAGPGSITRRLKAERASRVTAVELESSFLPHLAPHCERVMRVNLNETNWVGEIRGESFDALVAADVLEHLNRPQDLLRACEALLAPEGCVVISLPHIGHAVIHACLMDEDFEYRDAGLLDSTHIRFFGLKNMQTLVEVAGFKVVDAGFVSRAPEDTEYADRWRRAPDDLKAAVLRNPHATVYQCVLRAVRISASGKALDLMSLAGHAPRVTPLMRVNRVLKRMLPMGLYRLCRRAYAAVSRT
- a CDS encoding HPr family phosphocarrier protein, with protein sequence MPRREIEITNKLGLHARASAKLTQIASRHGCEVWLERNGRRINAKSIMGVMMLAAAKGSVIVIETEGADADAAMAALVALIEDKFGEGE
- a CDS encoding glycosyltransferase family 2 protein translates to MVSSACGNGLRAPVALFVYNRPEHTRQALAALRANTLATETPLFIFADAPRDGAARAAHAEVLECIRDVQGFASVTVIRRERNLGLARSIIDGAGMLCARHGRVIVLEDDLITSPHFLCYMNDALDHYADDEAVGCISAYMYPVKVPAGMPDTLLLPFPMSWGWATWSRAWQLFEPDGRKLVQKLEARGLTTGFDRVGPGNFMRMLNDQIAGRNNSWFIRWHASLFLAGKLSLAPVRSTIHNIGLDGTGVHCSSWRFDPYRVQPSLAPLKVSDVPHRPIPEFDRALRRFFIKSKILRYVNALDRLLSRTLIRVGIRTGESNGKR